In the genome of Equus asinus isolate D_3611 breed Donkey chromosome 9, EquAss-T2T_v2, whole genome shotgun sequence, one region contains:
- the SAP30L gene encoding histone deacetylase complex subunit SAP30L, whose translation MNGFSTEEDSREGPPAAPAAAPGYGQSCCLIEDGERCVRPAGNASFSKRVQKSISQKKLKLDIDKSVRHLYICDFHKNFIQSVRNKRKRKTSDDGGDSPEHDTDIPEVDLFQLQVNTLRRYKRHYKLQTRPGFNKAQLAETVSRHFRNIPVNEKETLAYFIYMVKSNKSRLDQKAEGGKQPE comes from the exons ATGAACGGCTTTAGCACGGAGGAGGACAGCCGCGAAGggccccccgccgcccccgccgccgccccgggcTACGGCCAGAGCTGCTGCCTCATCGAGGACGGCGAGCGCTGCGTCCGGCCCGCGGGCAACGCCTCCTTCAGCAAGAGAGTCCAGAAGAGCATCTCTCAGAAGAAACTCAAGCTGGACATCGACAAGAGC GTAAGGCACCTGTATATCTGCGATTTCCACAAAAATTTCATCCAGAGTGTACGaaataaaaggaagaggaagacaagTGACGATGGTGGAGACTCTCCTGAGCATGACACTGACATTCCTGAG GTTGATCTGTTCCAGCTCCAGGTGAACACTCTACGACGTTATAAACGACACTACAAGTTGCAGACCAGACCAGGCTTCAATAAGGCCCAGTTAGCAGAA ACTGTCAGCCGACACTTCAGGAACATACCTGTGAATGAAAAAGAGACCCTGGCCTACTTCATCTACATGGTGAAGAGTAACAAGAGTAGACTGGACCAGAAAGCGGAGGGCGGCAAGCAGCCGGAGTGA